A genomic region of Sciurus carolinensis chromosome 7, mSciCar1.2, whole genome shotgun sequence contains the following coding sequences:
- the LOC124989491 gene encoding olfactory receptor 2B11-like, whose amino-acid sequence MALINASHPEEFILLGFADRPWLELSLFIILLITYPMAIMGNKSIILVSTIDPCLHSPMYFFLTNLSFLDICLTTSIVPQMLINLGSTNKAISYVWCAVQLYFFSMMGSTECLLLALLSFDRYVAICRPLHYTLIMNQRVCILLVSIVWLGGITYAVSEVTTTLQLPLCGNNKLDHLVCETPVLLKSACGEKEVNELTISVVCIFIVAVPLCLILASYASTGRAVLNIKSSEGRKKAFGTCSSHLIVVLLFYGPTISMYLQPPSSITEDQPKFMALFYGVMTPTANPFIYTLRNKDVRGSSSNLVKSIFSSK is encoded by the coding sequence ATGGCACTCATTAATGCAAGCCACCCTGAAGAGTTCATTCTACTAGGCTTTGCTGACCGACCCTGGCTAGAGCTTTCTCTATTCATTATTCTTCTGATAACATATCCCATGGCCATAATGGGAAACAAGAGTATCATTTTGGTGTCCACGATAGATCCCTGTCTCCACAgtcccatgtatttcttcctcaccAACCTTTCCTTTTTGGATATATGTTTAACCACAAGCATTGTGCCTCAGATGCTGATTAACCTGGGAAGCACTAACAAAGCCATCAGCTATGTGTGGTGTGCAGTTCAGCTCTATTTCTTTAGCATGATGGGAAGCACAGAATGTCTTCTCCTGGCTCTCCTATCTTTTGATCGCTATGTAGCCATCTGCAGACCTCTGCACTACACCCTCATCATGAATCAGCGGGTTTGCATTCTATTAGTATCCATTGTGTGGTTGGGTGGTATCACCTATGCTGTCTCAGAAGTCACAACTACATTACAGTTGCCACTGTGTGGCAATAATAAACTGGATCACTTGGTGTGTGAGACCCCAGTTCTTTTAAAGTCTGCTTGTGGTGAAAAAGAAGTTAATGAGTTAACAATCTCTGTGGTGTGTATTTTTATAGTAGCTGTTCCTCTGTGCCTGATTCTTGCCTCCTATGCTAGCACTGGACGTGCTGTACTTAACATTAAATcttctgaaggaaggaaaaaggcctTCGGGACATGTTCCTCTCATCTAATTGTGGTGCTCTTATTTTATGGTCCAACCATCAGCATGTACCTTCAACCCCCCTCTTCTATCACAGAGGACCAGCCCAAGTTCATGGCCCTCTTCTATGGAGTGATGACGCCTACAGCCAACCCCTTCATCTACACCCTGAGGAATAAGGATGTAAGGGGGTCTTCAAGCAACCTGGTGAAGAGCATTTTCagttccaaataa